In a genomic window of Quercus lobata isolate SW786 chromosome 4, ValleyOak3.0 Primary Assembly, whole genome shotgun sequence:
- the LOC115984698 gene encoding uncharacterized protein LOC115984698: protein MRNVVLKKEMKFPNAKVFRAALREYAIKKPIDIKFKLNEKTKISVHCKNGCGWRCYASQISGELTFQIKTLTDDCTCPKSFKNSQATSAYVAKRFIEDFSKNPNWEVSGVHNHVMQNLSVDLSVNQVYRSKRKAKDLINGDEQLQYGVLRDYAQMITTVDKGSRVILQTEMAEETSQPKFKRMYVRFNAQKVGFLGGCRSFIGLDGCHIKHRFGGQILSATAKDANDNIFPVAMAVVEQETRESWIWFLEIFADDIGRPEELQLVFISDRQKGLIPAIETLFPTVEHRYCVKHIYNNFKVDHKGLELKDALWRCAAATTVREFERCMQYIRDLDEKAYEYLANIAPAQWTRSHFTPRALTDCLVNNLSESFNAMILKSRDKPILAMLEWIRVRLMTRLYTKREGIQKYAGKLCPSIQDRLEKLKVESKAFSATPAGSFLYEVGSQYESHLYKH, encoded by the exons ATGAGAAATGTTGTACTGAAGAAGGAGATGAAGTTCCCTAATGCAAAGGTGTTCAGAGCTGCTTTGAGGGAGTATGCAATCAAAAAACctattgacatcaaattcaagcttaatgagaagaccaagatatcAGTTCACTGCAAGAATGGGTGTGGGTGGAGATGTTATGCATCTCAAATAAGTGGAGAGctaacatttcaaattaagACCTTGACTGATGACTGTACTTGTCCCAAGTCTTTCAAAAACAGCCAAGCAACATCAGCTTATGTTGCTAAGAGGTTCATTgaggattttagcaaaaatccaaattgggaGGTGAGTGGTGTACACAACCATGTGATGCAAAATTTATCTGTTGACCTAAGTGTAAACCAAGTGTATAGGTCAAAGAGAAAGGCAAAGGATTTGATAAATGGAGATGAGCAACTGCAATATGGTGTCCTTAGGGACTATGCACAAATGATAACCACTGTAGACAAGGGGAGTAGGGTTATATTGCAGACAGAAATGGCTGAGGAGACTTCCCAGCCAAAATTTAAGAGGATGTATGTTAGGTTCAATGCTCAGAAGGTAGGATTTTTAGGTGGATGCAGGTCATTTATAGGTTTAGATGGTTGTCACATAAAGCACAGATTTGGTGGGCAAATCTTATCTGCCACTGCCAAGGATGCAAATGACAACATTTTTCCAGTAGCCATGGCTGTTGTGGAACAAGAAACCAGGGAGTCTTGGATatggtttttggaaatttttgctgATGATATAGGGAGGCCAGAGGAGCTTCAGTTGGTCTTCATTTCTGATAGGCAAAAG GGGCTTATACCTGCAATAGAGACACTATTCCCTACCGTGGAGCATAGATACTGTGTGAAACACatctacaacaatttcaaagttGATCACAAGGGATTGGAGCTGAAGGATGCATTGTGGAGGTGTGCTGCTGCCACAACAGTAAGGGAGTTTGAGAGATGCATGCAGTACATAAgggatttggatgaaaaggCATATGAGTATCTTGCAAACATTGCACCTGCACAGTGGACAAGGTCACACTTCACTCCTAGGGCCTTAACAGATTGTTTGGTAAATAATTTGAGTGAGTCTTTTAATGCAATGATATTGAAGTCTAGGGACAAGCCTATCTTGGCAATGTTGGAGTGGATTAGGGTTAGACTTATGACTAGACTTTACACAAAAAGGGAAGGGATACAGAAGTATGCTGGAAAGTTGTGTCCAAGCATACAAGATAGGTTGGAGAAATTGAAGGTTGAAAGTAAGGCATTTAGTGCTACCCCAGCTGGTAGTTTCCTTTATGAGGTAGGCAGTCAGTATGAGAG CCATTTATACAAACATTGA
- the LOC115984106 gene encoding uncharacterized protein LOC115984106 has translation MEIYKEVLPPMPGQSEWVETGQPAPLTPHIYKPPGRPPKQRKRASDEPRNPYKASRQNRPVRCGKCKKEGHNSRGCKAGITGETPWQRRQRLQREKAAREGVPAPRSAPQPPSQQPTQTYNMMSATQPSSSQQGNQPRPSHKRAGWFSSSQTEFHTPRETWDTLPSSSQVT, from the exons atgGAGATATACAAGGAGGTACTTCCTCCCATGCCTGGCCAGTCAGAATGGGTTGAGACTGGACAGCCTGCTCCCCTGACACCTCACATATACAAACCACCAGGCAGACCACCCAAGCAAAGAAAGAGGGCTTCTGATGAGCCTAGGAACCCTTACAAAGCAAGTAGACAGAACAGACCTGTAAGATGTGGGAAATGCAAAAAGGAAGGGCATAACTCAAGAGGGTGCAAGGCTGGCATCACTGGGGAGACACCATGGCAGAGGAGACAGAgacttcaaagagaaaaagct GCAAGGGAAGGGGTGCCTGCACCTAGATCTGCACCTCAGCCACCATCCCAGCAGCCTACCCAGACCTACAACATGATGTCTGCCACTCAGCCTTCATCCTCACAGCAAGGAAATCAACCTAGGCCATCTCACAAGAGAGCAGGATGGTTCTCTTCCTCACAAACAGAGTTTCACACACCTAGGGAGACCTGGGATACCTTACCAAGTTCTTCACAGGTAACTTAG
- the LOC115984697 gene encoding uncharacterized protein LOC115984697 translates to MQPRGKSPMANRHYHVHHPENTDDEYAERARNNNGKNKKPMTSSSDESESALELNLRARQEGDDHDMDANKFSTTIEVELNPRELAPIINQFRYSLIIYVHGKKIGYHNLYTRLVRVLAHFGPYQLVDLGLGFFLLNISEFLDYNMVLHKYPLSIPNYCVTLLPWKPNFRPSETVITQVDVWIQLPELPIEYYGFLLRIAAAIGGNLLKIDPITEGRKMCKFARFCVRVDLTRPLPGHIKIGEIWQRVEYEGLDMVCSLCRHYGHLKHNCLDQLLNSATINASRGQASTSNELVNSAGHRRLADHTSKIVMSKSADSSSSDDNSSWTQARHFKQHQRESSGSQRPHVQNQNMAAGTESDLELIDQSKPKASVIAESSTELMQRKNPLPGEGTSLSPITEGTLSQPPKDKPPYIPKSLKSEKGLPSEFSIAGSSNSLPQDSSQHLCHQPAHTIIKEACHTTPTQPQGNQPQTLSSGTASPRPSPVIKPSIQLYSTGIRMAMVNKVIGNTPITEFSTEIRQTLYSIKSEVASLDIGVSKTATRNQHLINFLPTVSDFTKYPLQNQQEAIYQTCAETVPQTTLHKLLCWKYNGTDNITLIQTMKYLKQHENPSIVLLFGIKSSGNDADQAIEEIGFTGSYLVHPFLFDDGVWLLWKKDVVIEVNSPTSHLIYATVHFLPHPSNRMLCGTGKSSEANAPYAR, encoded by the exons ATGCAACCTCGTG GAAAAAGTCCTATGGCAAACAGGCACTACCATGTGCATCACCCTGAGAACACTGATGATGAGTATGCTGAACGAGCTCGGAATAATAATGGAAAGAACAAGAAACCTATGACCTCTTCCTCCGATGAATCAGAGAGTGCACTTGAACTCAACCTCCGTGCACGCCAGGAAGGTGATGATCATGACATGGATGCAAACAAGTTCTCAACAACTATTGAGGTTGAGCTTAACCCCAGGGAGTTGGCTCCGATCATTAATCAATTCCGGTACTCTCTTATCATCTATGTCCATGGCAAAAAGATAGGTTATCATAATCTCTACACGCGCCTTGTTCGTGTATTGGCTCATTTTGGACCTTACCAGCTGGTTGATCTTGGACTTGGTTTCTTCTTGTTGAATATTTCAGAGTTTTTGGATTATAACATGGTACTTCACAAGTACCCTTTGTCGATCCCGAATTACTGTGTCACTTTGTTGCCATGGAAGCCAAACTTTAGGCCTTCAGAGACTGTCATTACCCAAGTAGATGTTTGGATTCAGTTACCAGAACTTCCAATAGAATACTATGGTTTTCTGTTAAGAATTGCAGCAGCTATTGGTGGTAATCTTCTGAAAATTGACCCCATCACTGAAGGAAGAAAGATGTGTAAGTTTGCAAGGTTTTGTGTTAGAGTTGATCTAACACGTCCACTTCCTGGTCATATAAAGATTGGAGAAATATGGCAGCGAGTTGAGTATGAGGGGTTGGATATGGTGTGCTCTCTGTGCAGGCATTATGGGCATTTGAAACATAATTGTCTAGACCAGCTGTTAAATTCTGCTACCATCAATGCTTCTCGAGGTCAAGCTTCTACAAGCAATGAATTGGTGAACTCTGCTGGTCATAGGAGACTTGCAGATCATACATCAAAGATTGTGATGTCCAAGAGTGCGGACAGTTCCTCAAGTGATGATAATAGTTCTTGGACCCAAGCTCGTCATTTCAAGCAGCATCAAAGAGAGAGTTCAGGATCACAGAGACCACACGTTCAAAATCAGAACATGGCCGCTGGAACTGAAAGTGATCTTGAGCTGATTGATCAATCCAAGCCTAAAGCTTCT GTGATTGCTGAATCCAGCACAGAATTGATGCAAAGAAAGAATCCGCTACCTGGAGAAGGCACTTCCTTGTCTCCAATAACTGAGGGAACACTAAGCCAGCCTCCTAAGGACAAACCACCATATATTCCAAAGTCATTGAAGTCTGAAAAAGGGTTACCATCTGAATTCTCCATTGCAGGTTCGTCCAACTCTTTGCCTCAAGACTCCTCTCAACATCTGTGTCACCAACCTGCACACACGATTATCAAAGAAGCATGCCACACTACACCAACACAGCCACAAGGTAACCAGCCTCAAACCTTGTCCTCAGGGACTGCCTCTCCTCGACCTTCTCCAGTGATAAAGCCAAGCATCCAGTTATACTCTACAGGGATACGTATGGCAATGGTAAACAAAGTGATAGGAAACACCCCAATAACAGAATTCAGCACTGAAATTCGTCAAACTCTTTACAGCATCAAATCAGAGGTTGCGAGTCTTGACATTGGTGTCTCAAAAACTGCGACGAGAAACCAGCACTTGATAAATTTTCTGCCAACAGTTAGTGATTTCACCAAGTACCCACTTCAGAATCAGCAAGAAGCAATATACCAGACCTGTGCAGAGACTGTGCCACAAACTACTTTGCATAAACTACTATGCTGGAAGTATAATGGGACAGACAACATCACACTCATCCAGACAATGAAATATCTAAAGCAGCATGAAAATCCCTCCATTGTACTTCTTTTTGGAATAAAAAGTAGTGGCAATGATGCAGATCAGGCTATAGAGGAAATTGGGTTCACTGGTTCATACCTCGTACACCCGTTTCTCTTTGATGATGGAGTGTGGCTGTTATGGAAGAAAGATGTGGTAATTGAAGTAAACTCACCCACCTCACACCTGATTTATGCAACAGTACATTTTCTTCCTCATCCAAGCAATAGGATGCTATGTGGTACGGGCAAATCTTCTGAGGCAAATGCCCCATATGCAAGATGA